In the Silurus meridionalis isolate SWU-2019-XX chromosome 6, ASM1480568v1, whole genome shotgun sequence genome, one interval contains:
- the trmt44 gene encoding probable tRNA (uracil-O(2)-)-methyltransferase, whose amino-acid sequence MDFSVSIEMNPEVRCKPEGFWCALDVWIRKPHVVNKRLCGVTETEYKSVRFEDLELCLCSFPGITVHDLAQISPLLKAHTAASGPHPEPSWSVGGRTIIPKAGLQGNGLKLFKEIVVKNLIGHTVTFLPVEETSEGHCILKESNIYQIQLHQKTDDWILSLNPFKPDQWYSDGVAFPKLTWLTSELLPKLAKWATESKTTEFKSTLSLLPVEKYSILYQQLKNKYKAIVKVWPEVTDPEKFVFEDVAIATYLIVLWGEERVKKGITSKQSFVDLGCGNGLLVHILNNEGHPGKGIDIRKRKIWDMYGPSTHLEETAITPSAAFLFPETDWLIGNHSDELTPWIPVIAARSSYFCRYFVLPCCFFDFCGKYQRRQCKKSQYREYIDFINEVSIACGFQTDEDCLRIPSTKRVCLIGMSRSYEQAEEELAEVKRTHYISGRQAFISNVTVITQKEHSGPHHEDRQKAQGCEWGNGFQPREKIETVRNCAALPRDFVDGVVLKVAKALLGLTGKKIEEKETDKIGKEHIRWNAGGSLSVREVAELLSQSTLQTLKKECGGLQTLLKNNHQVFRVVGGQVHIRDWRTRSTQTDPKRKSQISAALKTRLCWFHTHHPDGCPLSNKDCVFAHGADDLCPSTRPLKKHRTYTES is encoded by the exons ATGGACTTCAGTGTTTCGATCGAGATGAACCCTGAGGTTCGGTGCAAGCCCGAAGGCTTTTGGTGTGCGCTTGATGTTTGGATAAGGAAGCCTCATGTAGTGAATAAGCGGCTGTGTGGAGTGACAGAGACTGAATACAAGTCTGTGAGGTTTGAAGATCTCGAGTTGTGTCTCTGCAGCTTCCCCGGCATCACTGTGCACGATTTAGCGCAAATCTCCCCTCTCCTAAAGGCGCACACAGCGGCCAGTGGCCCCCACCCCGAGCCATCCTGGAGTGTAGGAGGGAGGACAATCATCCCTAAAGCAGGTCTGCAGGGCAACGGACTAAAGCTGTTCAAGGAGATTGTTGTAAAAA ATCTGATTGGACATACAGTGACATTTCTGCCAGTTGAAGAAACTAGTGAAGGCCACTGCATTCTGAAGGAAAGTAATATCTATCAGATCCAACTACACCAAAAGACTGATGATTG GATACTGTCTTTGAATCCTTTTAAACCTGATCAGTGGTATAGTGATGGTGTGGCTTTCCCCAAACTCACCTGGCTGACTTCAGAGCTTCTTCCTAAACTAGCAAAGTGGGCAACAGAGAGCAAAACCACAGAGTTCAAGAGTACTCTGTCTCTCCTTCCTGTCGAGAAGTACAGCATCCTTTACCAGCAGTTGAAAAACAAGTACAAAGCGATTGTCAAG GTCTGGCCTGAGGTAACTGATCCAGAGAAATTTGTCTTTGAAGATGTTGCCATTGCTACATATCTTATA GTTTTATGGGGTGAGGAGCGAGTTAAAAAAGGAATAACATCGAAACAATCTTTTGTGGATCTCGGTTGTGGAAATGGCCTGCTTGTTCACATATTAAACAATGAAGGG CATCCTGGTAAGGGAATTGACATTCGGAAGAGAAAGATTTGGGACATGTATGGACCCAGTACACACTTGGAG GAAACGGCTATCACACCCAGTGCCGCGTTCCTTTTCCCTGAGACTGACTGGCTGATTGGAAACCACTCAGATGAGCTCACGCCATGGATCCCCGTTATAGCAGCCAG ATCATCCTATTTTTGCCGATACTTCGTGCTCCCTTGCTGCTTCTTTGACTTCTGTGGGAAGTACCAGCGCCGGCAGTGCAAAAAGTCTCAGTACAGGGAGTATATAGACTTTATCAATGAGGTCAGCATAGCATGTGGCTTCCAAACAGATGAAGATTGTCTAAGGATTCCCTCCACCAAGCGG GTCTGCTTAATTGGGATGAGTAGGAGTTATGAGCAAGCTGAGGAAGAGTTAGCAGAAGTGAAAAGAACACACTACATTAGTGGACGGCAGGCCTTCATCAGCAACGTGACAGTTATTACTCAGAAAGAACACAGTGGACCTCATCATGAAGACCGACAGAAAGCCCAAGGATGTGAATGGGGAAATGGCTTCCAGCCGAGGGAAAAGATTGAGACAGTCAGAAACTGTGCTGCTCTTCCTAGAGACTTTGTAGATGGTGTTGTCCTGAAGGTGGCGAAGGCCTTGCTGGGACTCACTGGAAAGAAAATAGAGGAGAAGGAAACTGACAAGATTGGAAAGGAGCATATTAGGTGGAATGCCGGAG GCTCTCTCTCTGTCCGTGAGGTAGCTGAGCTCCTGAGCCAGTCCACATTGCAGACACTGAAGAAAGAGTGCGGAGGACTACAGACTCTGCTGAAAAACAACCATCAAGTGTTCCGAG TGGTAGGTGGACAGGTTCACATTCGTGACTGGCGCACTCGTAGCACCCAGACTGACCCGAAGCGCAAATCCCAAATCTCAGCAGCTTTAAAAACAAGACTCTGCTGGTTCCACACTCACCACCCTGATGGATGCCCGCTGTCCAACAAAGACTGCGTTTTTGCCCATGGGGCTGATGACCTCTGCCCTTCCACACGCCCCCTGAAAAAGCACAGGACCTACACAGAATCATGA